TTTGGCTGTCACTATAAAGCTCTGTAGGTAAAtatcaattttcttgtagtgagaaAAAACCAATGACTTAATGGGTTACATTGCATTACAAGGTAGAAATAAAGTAAGTATTTTGGCTGTCACGGCATTTTGTTTTGAAATGCTTTGGATTCAGAGTGATGAGTTTTAGCTCTAGTGAGAATAAAGTGAGTGTTATAAATAGAGACACTTGATTAAGTACTttacaatacaaatacaaatgaATACAAGAGCTCTGAACacaaaaaagcaaaaacaaattcaaacattAGAAGCCTTGGTGAGTGAAGTAATAGTAACAGAAGCACCAAAAGCAGTATCTTGAGTCTCAAAAGCAAAAGTATCATAACGCAAGAAAAACTCCACCAAAAACAATCTGCACAAAAGCACAACAAGATTCTTCCCAGGACACTGTTTATTATCCACTGAAGCCTCATCCGTTTCTTTCCCATTAGACCACAAAACATACTTCAACAACTTCTCACCTTCTCCAACAAACCTCTTTGGAACAAAAACCTCAGCATCATCGAAAATCCTAGGATCCTTAGTAGCAAAAGGTTGGTATCCAAATAACATGTCACCCTTTTTAACTTCAAAAGCAGCATCATGACTCTCCACAATCAAATCCTCTCTTGCTTTTGCATATTGATAAGGTACAGCGGGTTCAATCCTCATAGCTTCATAAACAACAGATTTCACTAATGACATTTTTTCCAATGATTGAACTGTTATTCCACCTTCTTTTACGACGGTTCTTATCTCTTTCGCGAGTTCGCCGTGTAGCTTTTCGCCGCATAAACCTACCCATTTGAAGAGTATCGGAAATTGATTCTTTAATCCTCCGTATGCATTGAAGCCTGCCGTGAAAACGAGATTGTGGCAGGCTTCACTTCTGTCCAATCCCGCTTTTTCTGCATCGTTTAAAATTGTTACAGCTGAAGAAGAAAATGCTTCATAGAGTTTCTTGTAATAGGACCTGGCCAAACATGACGTAATAATGTAATATAAGGGATACACAAACACAATATATTTTCTCAAAATGATTAGTGTCTAATCGACCTCAAGTCCACGTCACTGCAGCAACGATGTATTGCCCTCTTTGGATGCAACAACCCTCGCAATTTTTAGGCCCAGTGACGCAGACTTGAAGTCAACCAGAACGATTATATCTCAAAGAAGTGTTGTATAAAAaagtatatattattattaatctcACTTTGTGAAGCAAGCAGGAAAGGGAAGCGTGCGGAGCAAGAGATCTTCAAGATAACTGAAAATCTTAGGAGGTCCTAAAGTTGCAAGAGGAGCAAGTTGAAAGAGAAGCCACATGTCAAACATTTTAGGACCATGAGAACCAAGTATAGTTTCAGAAGGATCCTTGTTATCACAAAAAAGACGAAACATGAAGTCAAACGAAGCAACACTAACAACAGCGTTAAAATCCGCTTTACCATTTTTACCACAAAGGCCATCTTCAATCTCAGTAAAAGCATCAGAAAGTGTCCTACTAAAAAGAGGGACAAAAGAGTCTTTTCTCAACATAAGAGCCCTAAGATAGAAACCTTTGATAACAGCATGGTTTGGTTCAGTTGTGTCTAGGTAAGCACACACACGGTGGCCGCCGGTGAAGTTTGTGGACGGCATGAACGTTCCGTCGAGGACGTTTTGCTTTTCGACTTTTTTGTTGTCGAAGAGGATCGGGAAGGAAGCTGCATCCAAGAGTGCAATGACTCTAGGGTTTGACGAAATGAATGGACCTGGTGGCATGTTGGTTTTGAAGACTGTTGAATTGTACTTTTGGATTCTTGTTGAGAAGAATTTGTCTCTTCCTTGGTTGTAGAAATAGTCGTGTCTGTCGAAAATCGGTCCGATGAAAGGGAGGCCATAGGTTCCAGGGATTTGTTTTAGGGGAAGCTGGTTGTGGTTGTTATTAGTGGTGGTTGTGGATGCCATGTTGATGAAACTGAATGTTTTTGATATGTTAATTGGTTTGGCAaagttgtttatatatatatatatatatatatatatatatatatatatatatatatatatatatatatatatatatatatatatatatatatatatatatatatatataaggagggatcaaattacacccgaagagttacaccacgagttacactcgttcaataactacatctcgaattaatattttttaaattcaaccgttggattgaaacataatatcatatagatcatacctataaagtttgagcttgatctataatgatttactatatatAGTGGTAGTGATGCTTTGAGTTTCTTCTTTAAACAAACAAGAAATGCTCTTTATTAGACACAGTAAACAAGTTTTTCGTTTTTCAGATAATAAAGTATCATTACTCATAGACTCATAATGCTATCATATGTACTATGTAGTATTAAGAAGAAGAGGATGTTTCAACAACAAATAAGTATTCCATTTGGCATTTTCTACTGAACAGTAACAGGAGGACAGCCATTCTTTTTGTCGCATTAAGTTGGATTGAGTGTAGATACTAGATATTTTATGAAATGCGTGTTCCACGTGAAATTGAGAATAAATACTATAGTGAAGTACACATTTCATCAAAGTTTATATTTAGATGGAGTGCGTTTGAGAGATTGTAAATGATACATGAGATTTGATTTCTTTATATTGAAAAGTTctgaattatatattttatatcatcAAAACTAGCTGTCAAAATGGACGCATGGCCGGTCCATCAGACCCaaaaatggttaagatttggGTCTAATTTTTCGAGCTCATTTATATCCGAGCCTTTTTAAGCCCGGCCTTGAAAAGTCCTAAAAAATATGGGTCGGTCCCTATGGGTCATAGGTAGTTTGCCCGttcgaaaaaaattaaaaattttaatataattagaaaTTATCCTTTCCTAATTCACAAAAGTTTGCTATAAACAATTTGcttattatgtattttaattttatttttgtattata
Above is a window of Vicia villosa cultivar HV-30 ecotype Madison, WI unplaced genomic scaffold, Vvil1.0 ctg.001916F_1_1, whole genome shotgun sequence DNA encoding:
- the LOC131637120 gene encoding allene oxide synthase 3-like translates to INNFAKPINISKTFSFINMASTTTTNNNHNQLPLKQIPGTYGLPFIGPIFDRHDYFYNQGRDKFFSTRIQKYNSTVFKTNMPPGPFISSNPRVIALLDAASFPILFDNKKVEKQNVLDGTFMPSTNFTGGHRVCAYLDTTEPNHAVIKGFYLRALMLRKDSFVPLFSRTLSDAFTEIEDGLCGKNGKADFNAVVSVASFDFMFRLFCDNKDPSETILGSHGPKMFDMWLLFQLAPLATLGPPKIFSYLEDLLLRTLPFPACFTKSYYKKLYEAFSSSAVTILNDAEKAGLDRSEACHNLVFTAGFNAYGGLKNQFPILFKWVGLCGEKLHGELAKEIRTVVKEGGITVQSLEKMSLVKSVVYEAMRIEPAVPYQYAKAREDLIVESHDAAFEVKKGDMLFGYQPFATKDPRIFDDAEVFVPKRFVGEGEKLLKYVLWSNGKETDEASVDNKQCPGKNLVVLLCRLFLVEFFLRYDTFAFETQDTAFGASVTITSLTKASNV